The following proteins are encoded in a genomic region of Pungitius pungitius chromosome 17, fPunPun2.1, whole genome shotgun sequence:
- the LOC119219023 gene encoding zinc finger protein 771-like translates to MSQIEMLRLLITQRLTAAAEEIFGVFGRTIADYEEKISRSELEISRQRRLLDLTRKPRVSVRTAVCEQQDWSSGLSDAEPPPIKEEQEEEELWPAQREEHNDVKFSFSPGSGAGDGRLGDEEPSSPSGLQDPGDSEPDPLPGPSVQQPLPDVQGVVPGNDVVDSYICTICGRAFAQRAHWAKHAQAHRGGGGAKADKSYTCDICGKRLTRFDGYQKHLRIHTGEKPYRCSHCGRRFSDNSNYKRHVRTHEGAETG, encoded by the exons ATGTCCCAGATCGAGATGCTGAGGCTGCTCATCACGCAGCGGCTCACCGCCGCCGCGGAGGAGATCTTCGGCGTGTTCGGAAGAACCATCGCCGACTACGAGGAGAAGATTTCCCGCTCCGAGCTGGAGATCTCCCGCCAGCGACGGCTGCTGGACCTCACGAGGAAGCCGCGTGTCTCTGTGCGGACGG CTGTCTGCGAGCAGCAGGACTGGAGCTCCGGTCTCAGTGATGCCGAGCCTCCTCCCAtcaaggaggagcaggaggaggaggagctgtggcCGGCTCAGAGGGAGGAGCACAACGACGTTAAGTTCTCCTTCTCCCCGGGCAGCGGCGCTGGAGACGGGCGGCTCGGCGACGAGGAGCCCTCCTCGCCTTCGGGGCTGCAGGACCCGGGCGACTCCGAGCCGGACCCCCTGCCCGGCCCCTCGGTCCAGCAGCCCCTCCCCGACGTCCAGGGTGTGGTTCCGGGGAATGATGTGGTGGACTCCTACATCTGCACTATCTGCGGGCGCGCCTTCGCGCAGCGAGCCCACTGGGCCAAGCACGCGCAGGCGCAccgcggggggggcggggccaaggCGGACAAGTCGTACACCTGCGACATCTGCGGGAAAAGACTGACGCGCTTCGACGGCTACCAGAAGCACCTGAGGAtccacacgggggagaaaccCTACCGCTGCTCGCACTGCGGCCGCCGCTTCAGCGACAACTCCAACTACAAGAGGCACGTCCGCACGCACGAGGGGGCGGAGACGGGCTGA